A single region of the Coregonus clupeaformis isolate EN_2021a chromosome 16, ASM2061545v1, whole genome shotgun sequence genome encodes:
- the spring1 gene encoding SREBP regulating gene protein produces the protein MVLRRLLRKRWVLGVVFGLSLIYFLTSTLKQEERTIRDRTLLEARDPDHRIPWKVRFNLGNSSRPITQCRNSIQGKTLLTDELGYVCERKDLLVNGCCNVNALSSRQYICKSCLANGCCNIYEYCVSCCLQPDKQPLLEHFLNRAADGFQNLFTAVEDHFELCLAKCRTSSQSVQHENTYRNPQAKYCYGESPPELLPI, from the exons ATGGTGCTACGAAGATTACTGAGAAAACGTTGGGTGCTAGGTGTGGTGTTTGGACTGTCTTTGATCTACTTCTTAACCAGTACCCTGAAACAG GAGGAGAGAACCATACGGGATCGCACCCTGTTGGAGGCCAGGGATCCGGACCACCGGATCCCATGGAAGGTCAGGTTTAACCTGGGCAACAGTAGCAGGCCGATCACTCAGTGCCGGAACTCCATTCAAGGCAAGACACTGCTCACAGATGAACTGG GTTATGTGTGTGAGAGGAAGGATCTGCTGGTGAATGGTTGCTGTAATGTCAACGCTCTGAGCTCCAGACAGTACATCTGTAAAAGTTGTCTGGCCAACGGCTGCTGTAACATCTACGAGTACTGTGTGTCCTGCTGCCTCCAGCCTGATAAG caacctCTACTAGAGCATTTCCTGAACAGAGCTGCAGACGGCTTCCAGAACCTCTTCACGGCTGTGGAGGACCACTTTGAGCTGTGTTTAGCCAAGTGTCGGACTTCATCGCAG AGTGTCCAACATGAAAATACCTACAGAAATCCACAAGCAAAATACTGTTATGGAGAAAGTCCACCTGAACTCCTGCCTATATGA